A region of the Bradysia coprophila strain Holo2 unplaced genomic scaffold, BU_Bcop_v1 contig_232, whole genome shotgun sequence genome:
TCAATCCCTCCTCGTCCACTCTCTCGAGATATCaaaatcactttttcgaaaacagCTGGTGTCTGGTGTGATATGTCATCTATGTCatgttcaatcaaattttggaaagtcgaaaaccacaaaaatcgatgtatggaaaaaagttttttgttttaaataattttgttgtttgcaTTGCTTAAAGGCCGATATTTCACTACAATGGAAGAAATTGATAATATCTTGATGCATTCATTGCGCCAGATTGGATGGTATGAGTGGAAATGATTCAGTGGagagtccaacaaaaattttcgccTAATGTTCGACTTTTGTTTACCAAAACTTTTAGTGATATCGATGATAATATTACAAGTCTGGCGGAATTCAGTCCGGAGAGAATCTTTGAAACCGTTTCGAAATGCCTTCTATTAATTAAACCAACACTAGAACTGCCTGTGTCTTTGCCTCCTTCGATGGCTCAACGATTCAGTGTCGCCACACGATTATCGGAGGCGTGTGTGGTATGTAATGTTATCTTCTTTATGATAAAACCGATTTAAAGCTCACCCCACCCATTtatgcaaacaaaaaattaaattaatttatccaTTTCCCAACTCAAACAGACTGTCGGATTTCGTGGTGACATTGGCTATCAGACATTTCTTTATTCGAATATAATTGAATTGCGTCGAGTGTTGATGTTTCTGATTGAACGTCTTCCGAAAGAATCGGAAAAATTACCACCAACTCAACCGACCGATAAGCTATCGCTAATCGAACAGGACATAGCACGTAACATTAGCATTCAACTAAGTGCTTCCTGGACGCCACAGTATTGTAAAAAAGGTGCCATCACTAAAATGGGCAATGTTGTCGTGCAAAATCACCCGTTTCTTCCGCAAAACTTGAACATTCCGTTTGTAAATAAGCAAAATGTCGTCCAACAGATTCGCGAATATTGGCTGAAACGTTCGCCGACCGTATTCCAACAGACACAAAGCGTGAATCTGTGTGCAACGTTGGTACATAAAAATGATGTCGATCGGTTGGATGATGGTAATAAAAGTTTCGGTAAATTGCTCAACGTGTTGGGCAAACAATCGACAACAATACCGAATATTGGCGTTCGTACAACGTCCAAGGACCATCTGAGAAACATCAAATCTGTCCAGCAGTTAACACTAAACAACgtagaaattaaaaatcaaaatgatatTGTCACAATGCCAGAAATAAGTCCAGTAGATGCCTTGAATTTCGATATCGAAAAACTGAAACAATCCATTGAACAGTGTGTGGTGAATCGGAAGTCATTAATGTCCCGCATCAACGACattaaggaattgaaagtCAAGGAGGAGGAGATCATTGTCAAACTGAAAGAACAGCGGAAAATAGCCGAACGAACGCACATTTTACTGGAGAATCCAGAGGTGAACATCACCAAAATGGGAAGCGTTTTGGCAGCGACAAAGGAACGGATGAAACATTTGAAAGAACAATGGGAAGAACGGAGGACACCATTGATGGAACAACTGGAACAGACACAACAGTCAACATCAAAGCAATatgtaaattttgtgtggattttcattttcttggaAACTAAGATTAACTTTGTGTTTCATTCACAGAGTCAAACTCGACATATCATGGACCAAATCAAATCGACGAGAGATAAGGCTGATGAAGTTTCTGAGGATCTCAAGAATAAAATCTCAGTTCACGTTCAATTAGCTAGTGAGCTCgaaaaattgaacaacaacaacagtaGGTGAGTTTGAGCGGTTTGTAATAGTAGGCGTGAGAGTATCATCCTTTACCTTTTGTTATATATAAACCGCTCATCATTTCCTTgttccaactttttttaaataggaGACCTCCACTTCCAGACCAATTTCCTAAACTCTTTCACTGTTTCCTGCTAATCTCTATCCCGAACTTCGGATTTCCCGAAGTGGCAGCTCTATTCATATACTTTTCATTTACAGGAACGCTTACACATCGCGAATACTGGAGATTATTGGGAACATAAAGAAGCAGAAGAAtgacattgacaaagtgttgaaCGATACAAGGTTATTGCAAAAGGAAATCAACAACATAACCGGTCAACTAGACCGGCAGTTCGCTGTTACAGATGATCTTATGTTTACGGTACGATTCAGCCTGTCTGACTTCGAAATTCCAAACAAATGTTCATCTTTTTTGTCCATCATTTTAGAATGCCAAACGAGACGAGCATTCAAAACGAGCCTACAAATTTTTAGCGACCCTTCACAGCGATTGTAGTGATTTGATAGCGCTGGTGCGTGAAACTGGTGGCATAATGCGAGAGGTGCGCGATATTGAggatcaaattgaaaatgagaaaaatcgaaatatttcgTCGAATTTAGAACGTATAACGGCAGATCTGAAATTGGTGGAGAGTGAAGGTAAAGATCTTCaggtaaaaatcaaaaaggcTAGTGATATGAAGaccaataaaaagtaaaaaaaagtaaaaattaaaggaaatgaAGAACAGTTTAGGTTTTACATTTATGTCGAATAAATTCCTTCTTTTCTcattcaagcaaaagtgcgaAATTATTTCGGATTTGTAGTGGCTAAATTGGATATAATTGATAGCATTTAAACGCGAACGGAAGAAGCAAAAACCTTTTTCTAATATATTCACAATTAGtttcaattaattcattttaagtAGAAGAAAACACAACacaattttcgtcattttaaaattttttgtaaaaaaaatcgtttgctgctgaatgaaaaatttaaaatggagAAAAGTGTGCCAATAAACTATGGGATtagaactaaataaaattaaaatttacgagAATTAttaatatataaacaaacaaacaaatgaaaatactaCTCAAGCTTTTAAAGTATTGtagaaacaaatcaaattttctaaataaaaaagtatATTTAAACTTGCCTTCTTTCAAGTCGCGGACGCCTATCaaagttattaaaaaaaaaatataaaacagaTTTTGCGCCGATCTACGATCTAATTTTAATGAAGCGAAGACAGTGAGTCGGAGTCAGTCGACAGTCAGTGTGGTGTGACGAGTACTTACCAATTGATAAATGTGTACTGTATATAGTAGAGGTTCCACTTCAtataaaagacaaaattgcatttttggaCAAAGGTCTGAAAATTGAACCATCGGTAAATATGGACTTACATAGTCTAATGCGAGATGGAGTCCAAAATTTTAGTCCCTCCCCTTCCCTCCTATCACTTTAAAGTTTTCGGTGCAAAGGTAGGTttgatgaattattgtgaagtcGCCATGACTCCTactatagctatatatagctCAAATGAGAGAGGAAagtccagtttttttttaattagttttccgaattttctattttcatgtgactttTCCGAGCTTTCCCCAAtgtcagaaaaaaaagtttagtttcAAAATGAGATAACtcgtgaaataaattttttttaaaagaaacgaTTTTGCGAGGAATTGTTCGTTCCTGGTCACCAATCACCCATAGTAGCCATGTGCGGATTAGGAGGCAAAGGGAAAACTCAGCTCGTACGGAAGTTTATTGACCTAAACCACATACATTACACCTACATTATTTGGATCAACTCCGAAGAATATAGTTCAATGTTGAGTCGGTTTGAGGAAGTGGCAACAAATTGACGACCATTTTAGGGGAGGACGATCTGGTAATTGCATGGTAAACTCTGTAAATTCGTCACGGCAAACCCGTACTATTACCTGGCTAAAATTAATAAGGTGCTCGAATTGTACCTCGAGGtttatgaaaaacaaaaagttctcTTAGAAGAAAATCATCTAGACATTCTAAACTGTACCATGAATATTCCGTGTACCATTTGGAGAGATATTCGGAGGCACTCCAAATGCACCAAAACGTTTatgtaatgaaaaagaaaGTCCTAGGAGAACATCATCAAGATACACTCATTTGCATGTTAAATGTTGGCCTTACCCAGATTAAACTGGGGAATTTTTCTGAAGCTTTAAAAATCAACCAGGAAGCTCacgaaaaacaaaagattGTCTTAGGAAATAATCATCCAGATACTATTCATAGTAAAGCGAATATTGCGGCCACATACTATCACATGGAGAAATTTTGGGTGGCACTCGAAATGTTTCAAGAATGATAGATTGAATTGGGAAAAGATCATCAACAAACACTTGAAACTAAGTGGGACATCGCTAATTCGTTGAGTAAACTGGGAAAATTGTATGAGGCTCTCAAAATACATCAAGCAGTTtatgagaaacaaaaaattgtgttgggAGAAGATCATCCACATCTGTACATCTGACATTGTTTCGAT
Encoded here:
- the LOC119076933 gene encoding coiled-coil domain-containing protein 22 homolog, translating into MEEIDNILMHSLRQIGCDIDDNITSLAEFSPERIFETVSKCLLLIKPTLELPVSLPPSMAQRFSVATRLSEACVTVGFRGDIGYQTFLYSNIIELRRVLMFLIERLPKESEKLPPTQPTDKLSLIEQDIARNISIQLSASWTPQYCKKGAITKMGNVVVQNHPFLPQNLNIPFVNKQNVVQQIREYWLKRSPTVFQQTQSVNLCATLVHKNDVDRLDDGNKSFGKLLNVLGKQSTTIPNIGVRTTSKDHLRNIKSVQQLTLNNVEIKNQNDIVTMPEISPVDALNFDIEKLKQSIEQCVVNRKSLMSRINDIKELKVKEEEIIVKLKEQRKIAERTHILLENPEVNITKMGSVLAATKERMKHLKEQWEERRTPLMEQLEQTQQSTSKQYSQTRHIMDQIKSTRDKADEVSEDLKNKISVHVQLASELEKLNNNNSRNAYTSRILEIIGNIKKQKNDIDKVLNDTRLLQKEINNITGQLDRQFAVTDDLMFTNAKRDEHSKRAYKFLATLHSDCSDLIALVRETGGIMREVRDIEDQIENEKNRNISSNLERITADLKLVESEGKDLQVKIKKASDMKTNKK